From Coffea arabica cultivar ET-39 chromosome 2e, Coffea Arabica ET-39 HiFi, whole genome shotgun sequence, the proteins below share one genomic window:
- the LOC113732238 gene encoding E3 ubiquitin-protein ligase BIG BROTHER, which translates to MDGNHQMEVHYMNTFGYPYNASDSFVDFFGGLPQAPLPYIHPPPPMPHDHQESAYWSMTMNSYRFGLSGPENAPYYSPYIVNDDFMRMDYNRRPWDYPSVMNIQEPPVVDMPSEEIQAPSMEANPAPSMEAIPEESQTSADNINQQDSGGTQAVWEDNIDPDNMTYEELLELGEAVGTENRGLSQELIDLLPTSKYKSGGIFSKKRSTERCVICQMRYKRGDRQINLPCKHVYHAHCGSKWLRINKTCPICNTEVSSEESNQ; encoded by the exons ATGGATGGAAATCATCAAATGGAGGTGCATTACATGAATACTTTTGGCTATCCTTATAATGCTTCAGACAGTTTTGTGGACTTTTTTGGAGGTCTTCCACAAGCCCCTTTACCTTATATTCACCCTCCTCCACCAATGCCTCATGATCATCAG GAATCTGCATATTGGTCAATGACTATGAATTCTTACAGATTTGGGTTATCTGGCCCAGAAAATGCTCCCTATTATAGCCCTTATATTGTAAATGATGACTTTATGAGGATGGACTACAACCGGAGACCATGGGATTATCCTTCTGTTATGAATATACAAGAACCGCCAGTTGTAGATATGCCTTCGGAAGAGATCCAAGCCCCCAGTATGGAGGCGAACCCAGCCCCCAGTATGGAGGCCATCCCAGAAGAAT CTCAAACCTCTGCAGACAACATTAATCAGCAAGATTCTGGTGGTACTCAG GCTGTTTGGGAAGATAATATTGATCCTGACAACATGACTTATGAG GAATTACTTGAGTTGGGCGAAGCAGTTGGGACTGAAAACCGGGGACTTTCACAAGAACTTATTGATTTACTTCCGACCTCAAAGTACAAATCTGGGggaattttctccaaaaaaagATCTACTGAGAG ATGTGTCATCTGCCAAATGAGGTACAAAAGAGGGGACCGGCAAATAAATTTGCCATGCAAACATGTATACCATGCCCATTGTGGATCGAAATGGCTCAGAATTAACAAG ACATGCCCAATATGCAACACTGAAGTATCAAGTGAAGAATCCAACCAATGA